In Archocentrus centrarchus isolate MPI-CPG fArcCen1 chromosome 1, fArcCen1, whole genome shotgun sequence, the following proteins share a genomic window:
- the LOC115789959 gene encoding dehydrogenase/reductase SDR family member 7C-B-like, protein MVVKGEVDSHVTEPESFGEMDSAWTPTVLLVPCAVLLTAGFFYLYGVIMGLLSKTSVRNKVVVITDALSGLGKECAGVFHKGGARLIFCGKSWEKLKELAAPTQEREWAGGTFPPKLVLLDFGDMDSMPEAEILDCYGCLDIIIFNSSMKVKAPAQSLSLEVDKLLMDNNYFGPVTLAKGVLPSIISRRSGHLLLVNSIQGRLTVPFHTTYAASKHAVQAFFDCLRAEVEEYGISVSTISHTFISCSAPGAAAASKSPWSLLYTKKPLGVSPDEAATEIVKTLNNKRKEVVIAPSLPKVAVYARSFFPNMFFACCD, encoded by the exons ATGGTTGTAAAGGGTGAGGTGGATTCCCATGTAACGGAGCCGGAGAGCTTCGGG GAGATGGACTCAGCATGGACCCCCACTGTCCTCCTGGTGCCCTGCGCGGTCCTGCTAACAGCTGGATTTTTCTACCTCTATGGTGTAATTATGGGACTGTTGTCCAAAACATCAGTACGCAACAAGGTGGTGGTTATAACTGATGCTTTATCCGGGCTTGGAAaag AGTGCGCAGGTGTGTTTCACAAAGGAGGCGCGAGGCTGATCTTCTGCGGGAAAAGCTGGGAGAAACTCAAAGAGCTCGCAGCACCGACACAGGAGAGGGAGTGGGCTGGAGGA ACGTTTCCTCCTAAGCTGGTGCTGCTGGATTTTGGAGATATGGACAGTATGCCTGAGGCAGAGATCCTGGACTGTTACGGCTGCCTGGATATTATTATCTTCAACAGCAGCATGAAGGTGAAAGCTCCTGCGCAGAGTCTGTCGCTGGAGGTGGACAAACTACTGATGGACAACAACTACTTTGGGCCTGTCACTCTGGCTAAAG GTGTGCTGCCCTCCATAATCTCCAGGAGAAGCGGTCACCTGCTGCTAGTTAACAGCATCCAAGGGAGACTGACCGTGCCTTTTCACACTACCT ATGCAGCCTCTAAACATGCTGTCCAGGCCTTCTTCGACTGCCTGAGAGCTGAGGTGGAGGAGTACGGCATCTCCGTGAGCACCATCAGCCACACCTTCATCAGCTGCTCCGCGCCTGGAGCCGCAGCCGCCTCCAAGTCCCCGTGGTCGT TGCTGTACACTAAGAAGCCCCTCGGCGTTTCTCCGGATGAAGCCGCCACGGAGATCGTGAAGACTTTAAACAACAAGAGGAAAGAGGTGGTGATTGCACCATCGCTCCCCAAGGTGGCCGTTTACGCCCGATCTTTCTTCCCCAACATGTTCTTCGCT tgttgtgactag